CCGACTGGGTGCGAAAGCACGTACGCAGCTAATAACATTCAAGCAACATAAATAGGCTAATTAAGTTCCAAGAAGTATCCTGCATGAATGCGTGGTTATTTCTGTCACCTCAAGGGTCAATGTCTTGTCATTTTTACCATGAATGGATAAACAGCACAACTGAGAGGCGCACCAACAATTTCTACATGCTATCCCTTCCTTCCCATATATAGTATAAACCCAAAAAAAGGTACAAATACTACAAATCCATAGTACTCTTAGTCTCTAACCACCACTCCACCAGCCTAACCCCCTAATAATTATATGAGCAATAAAAGATCAAAAACATCCTGGTCTGCAAAAACACCAATGCTTTGCTCCTACTACTAATCAATCTCTTGCGGCTAGCAGGGCCAAGGTGAAGCCAATCATTGACTAATACTGAAACCCCACGGTAATCATCATtagctcctcctcctcgcctccttAGCTGTCTTTTGGAAGTAAACTAACGGAAACAAATCAAGTCGGCATGGGAATCAGTGCATGATTTGGTCTGCACACCTTAATTCGTGCAGCAGCATGTGTGTATGCCCATTTGTTTTCTTCCTTTGCTCGAACTATGTGTTGTTATCGCAGCTCCTTGTGATGGTACCTGATCCAAGAGCTCACGCAAGCCTATTGTATGAAGTAGTATATTCAGATCGAATCTGCAACTCTGTATGAGCTGTAGAAGCAAACAAAAATATGCAAGTGTTCTCTCCCATTTACCACTGATGATGCATGCACCAATGAAAATGGCAATCCTGCCAAATGCTCTGAATATTGATATGTTTTGATTCGTCAGATTCAGCTGCCTAGTGGCGAGGAAATGTGGCATGTCTGAAAGATGTGTACTACAGTACTAGTATGAAATTAGTATGCATGAGCTCCGAAAAAGGTGCATGAATTTGTGCCTTTAAATTCAGAAACATCAACTAGAGCAAGGAAAGTAGGAAACTTTCCAACTAGATGCGTTAATCGGCTCATTGCACATAGACATGTGTGTGATTGTGTGAAGGAGTTGTCATTCCGTTGAGTACAAATACTGAAGCTTTCAAATCTTTGGGACAGACTGCAGGATAGGAGTGTCTTGTATCAATGTCAGAGTAAGAGTGGGGAGGCTTCTAGTTTTCTGCAGAGGATTGATTCCCTCTCCAATCACAAGGCCAATTATTGTTGCTGGTGATTGATGTGAGAAGACCACTCTGCTGTGACAATTGAACAACTGTGGCTTTCTGTCCTATCTGAAGTGATTTTGTTGGATTGGCGAACTGGGAGAATATTGCTTTTATTTCTTTTGGAGGTTCCCAGAGTTTCAGTTCTCAGATAAGTAATGAACTTTTCGTTTTCAACAGCATAGCATACTTGCTTGCGCCAATAATCAATAACATTAATCAGGAATATTTTGATGGCATTGGCACCTAAAGTGAAAATTTCTCTAGCAGAGAACAGCCGAAGCATGCACCTCTAGAAATGGAAAATAAAATGCTTTAGCACACATTCTTAAGCAGTTACTTTAAAGTGTAGTAGCATCCTGATATTCACAAATGTTACCTGATATTTATGGAAAAGTTGTAGAAAGTTCACAGGTTGTGATCATTGACATTATGTGTCATTTTCCTTTGCATATTTAAGTAGGTAATTGTTCTCTAGTTGGATGATTATATTGAGGGTACCAATCAGATGCATTTGCTAATGCCTACAATGAGTAGTACTACTGGCACAGAAGGCATGGTTTCAACTTTCAACGGGGAGGCATCAATTACAAAGCTAGAATAAGCACTAAAACCATGGCCCAATAGCTGGCTTTACTTAAAAATGCTGCTTGCTAAGGTGTCTTTTTGTCAACCTCCACATGAAATTTAAGAAAGAACCATCAATCATTCATGGTCTAATGATGTATGTCCCCCACTATTAGTTAGCAAATGATGATTAGAAACTAAGGCATGATGGGAAATTAAGGCTTCGTTTCTAATCTAACCTTCGATATGTATCTTGGTTGTGAGAAGAGACCAAACTTGTGCTTGGCTCCATGGATTATTTGAAGGTAAGCAGTGAGGATTGATTGACATTACCACTAGTTTGACCTTTAAAGGATGAACAGATTGAAACTCCATACACACAAGTTGTGGCAttgttttttctttccttttattttcttGAGAAAAAAAGAAGCACATGCCCATTTTCATATGTTATCCTCCTCCTTGAGCCAATCAAACACTCATCCACAAAAAACGGAGGATAGAACGGAACAACAATAATAGTTGGAGGAGAAAAAAGGGCAGTAGTTAGAACAAGAATTCAGAACCTTCCCTCTCCATGTCCATCATATATATGAAGGAAGGGAAAAACATTACATGGATGTACACTTACAAAAAGGGCCACAAGGAAGCATACACATTAACCATGCGCACAAGAGAGAAAAATGACAATCAtgccaaagaaaaaggaaaagaaagaacaaaaattAACTAGGTAGTGAACTAGTCAAGTGCCCTCCACGATGCACTCGAGGTGTGGCCTCCACACGGCGGTCCGGCCACCGGTGCTCACTCGCCGCCGGTGCAGCGACCTCTTCTCGGACCGCACGTCACGGCCACTGCCGTGATCTGACGACGGCTTGCTCTTAACGTGGCTGCGCGTCTTGCCGCCGTGGCCAGGGTTTGCCGTCCTTGACGGCGCGACGGCAGCGGCGCCTTGCGAGCCAGCGGTGGAgctggtcttcttcttcctctcagccGGCACCGAGGACGCCGGGATGAGGAAGTATATCTGGCCGCGCTCCAGCTCGGACTCCGGGGAGACGATGAGTATCCTCCGCACGACGCCCTGCGAGCACGGCTTGCTCAGCACGTGGTTCGGGTTGGCAGAGAGGATCTCGCCGGCGGCGACCGGCCGGCCGTACTCCTCGACGCGGCCACTGAGGTGGACGATCCTGATCAGGTCCAGCGCGCCGCAGGGGAGCACGCAAGCCAGGCAGCACCTCAAGCTATTGCCCATTGTATGATactatgaatctttctctctgcttGGAGGTCGAGGATGTCTCTCGCTTGCAAGTCCTTTTCCTTTCCCTCCCTTGGCATCGTGGGGTGACCAATGCTTATATAGTGGCCTTCCTTCATATGTCCAAGGTAGCATACAATTTATTTTGTCATGGTCTTTGCGTTGCTTCACTGGAGGGCAAAAGAGGAAATGAAAATTGGGGAAGAAAGATGATGTGCATGGTTTGGTGTGGAAGTGTATAGTTTAGGGGCAAGGGGGTATCAAAAGATGGTCTCATGTGGATGCTATTTTAACCTTATCTAAAGTACCAATCAAAGGACAGAGGCAGTAGAACACTACTAGAACTACATCCCCCATGCACGTTCAGTGGAATTTATGGGGGCAATTTGTTTATTTTTCTAGCTATGTATGTTCTCTCCCTCCCATCTAGCTTGCCTCAATTATTCCCACAGCACATTCATGTCCACGCTGCCTTGCTGTGTTTTGGTTGTGCACAACGAATGGTGCACACAACAATGCATGTGTTGGTAGACCAGCCAGTGTAGATGGGTGTTGATCCTTGGGCCTTGGGGTATGGGTTTTGCATAGTCTGCTATTGTAGAGACAAATGAGATCCGCAAAAAATGCACAAAGAATTACGAAGAAATAGAAAAGGCAAAGTTGGTTGCAACTTGCAGGACACTCCTATTTTGTGGCAATTGCTCAAAGATACCGCAATTTTTTTTTTTGCTCAaagctattacaaaacatgataatttgtTAGAAGAAACATCCAGCACTGGAATGATATTTTTCAAAATTACCCCCACACAAAAAAATCCCCTGCAAATTATTGTTTCTTCAAAATTAGGAGAAGATAGAACAGCTATGAGATAGTGTTTAGACAGATTGTTTGCATTGTCCATGCATCCTAAAAGATAAACTTGAAAAAATCAGCATGCATTTCCTTCATCCACCAAATAGTTCATCTTAAAGCCTTGACTTCAAATTCATTTCCTCCATCCACTTATATTATGAGGAAGCAGAAAAGGAAAAATTAGTTGGGGTGTTGCAGGACATTGTCATTTTGTCACAATCGCTCAAAAGAAACAACAAAAACACAAATCTACTCGGAGCAATTACGAAAAATAGTTTAATTTAGTAAAAGACACCTATGCAAAGGTATTTTTGATAGATTGTTTGCATGAGGCACTAGCACGGAGATTTCGAAAGATGGAATTCAAGAAATTGAGATGCATTCCCCCCATCACGCAATATGGGTGTCTTAAACCCCGGAAATCTTAGCCGCCCGCAGGACCGGGACGCCATCGACAGACTCCTCACCGACCTCCGTTCGTTGGCCTTTCGCCTGGCGCCTCCGCTCccgccgccaccaccggagcccGACTAGAGGATGTTTCCCTCCTGGCTCCTGGCGCTTgtgcctttttgtgtgtgtgtgttgggcttgttgagctgtgccctcagcagtaaTCCTTGTTGCTTGCTTGTGCTTGGACTTTGTGTGCGTGTGGGCTTTGTGTTTGTGTGAACCTTGTTGGATGTTGGCTTTGacatttgctttatatataaagcggggcgcgaGCCTTTTTCGGTAAACCCCGGAAATCAATTCGACTTTATTCTTCTCGTTATGTATCGAAGTTCTTCTGAAATATGGCGATGAATCTTAAATTTTAAGTTTGAGGTGTGTAATTCTGATAGAGCTAAGATGCGTAAAAAGTAGATATTGCTAGGGATATTATATTGTCTTGCTTGGATGAATATGAGAATGCGACCACCACTACCCAAAAGGATGCACTTGGCAGTTGGAATGGTACATCGTAAAACACTTCTTGGAAAATGAATTCATCATACACCCTAAAATGAACAAAGAAACCTTGAAGTTGGGAATCTACAGGAGGATGCACTTTTTTCCATTGTGGCATGGGAATTTGAAATGCTTATGTTAACCATGGTTGCTTTAGAATCTACATTAAAAGCAGTGTTAGATATATCACAACGTCTAGCTAGTCTGTCTATGAAAAAATCAACCAACAAACTACTATTAGGCTAACTAGTCAGAGCAATGGAGAATATAGCTCAATCACACAAAAATGTTAACGTAATTGCACTAGAGATATATATGATTCTTGGAGTTTATTTGGTAGCATAAAGGGAAAAAATGAGGGGAGGAGGACTTCTGTAGAGGATGAACTTTGAAGATATTGGTCTCCTAGGAGACGTTAATTATACATGTAAGAAATATACTCCCCCTCAAAATGTGTAAACGTCACCTTAAGATGGTAATGTTGTATATTCAATAATGTGGTAATTTTAATCAAATGTATATGTAAGTGAGTGAAATTCTTTTTTCACATTATGGATTTTATTAACTAAATATGAAGCATCAAGGAGATACATACAATAAATGAACACACATTGGGCCTCTGCGTAGCTAGATGCAGACAACTAACACAAATGCCTTGGTGGagttaaaagaaaagaaaaaactctgAAGCGATCAAAACATTGATAATAAAATATACACCAGGAACCATATCTACACCACCATCTCTTGACATCACCGAGAAGAATCCTCCAACAGCAAGGGCTTCAGGAAGGGAACGATGCTCAAGCGTCGCCGGTGCCAGATCCAACCACCAAAGACTAGATCTTCGGTTTTCACCTTGAAGAACACGTCTGAGCACATccaaacaatgccttcaacaaggtgaaAACACAAGAAACATCACCATTACTAGATATAATCAATAAGAGTCGGACCTTAAGTTTTCACCCCAAAGCTCAATACCAATGCTTGAGAAGCACTACCAAAGTCAAAGTCATTGTATGTCACCACCACTTTTTGTGATACCAACAACTATATGCATACCACGGTCTTGATGTGAGGCGCCACACAAGGTAAGAACGTGCTCGCACAAGTAGGCTCTCCAGCTAGGACAAGGGTCGGTCACCACCAACAATGAAGGTCTTCGTTGCACTTTGCAATCGAGGTTGAAGGAGGAAGGTCACTAGCACCACTAGATCCCAATTCGGGATGCTATGGCAACCTTGCACTATCCTCATGCTCCGTTGCCCTTGTCCATGGCGGCAAAATCAGGTAGCAAAACATAGTGAATGAAACTCTAGTTTAGTTTATGTATGTGTTACAATCAATGTAAACCTTGGTCTAAATTAAGGATGCTAGATTTTAAGGATTTTTCTAAGTAATGTTCCACATGAATGCTTCTATGTTCCTACAGAAAATCAATAGATTGAAATCGGTAGCATCGTCACCCAACCAAGACATCATGCCATTAGCAATATAAACTATTGCAAAATGTCAGTGCTAGGGAAGAAAACTCACCTCCTAGTTTACTAAGCAAACATTTTTCTCCCACTATTTTTACTAGTGCCCCATCTTCTCCTCTCTCTATTGGACTCTCAAACCCACGTGGATCCTCCCCTATCCATCGCTCCTCGTCAAGCATGGCTCCCCTACACTTCCCTTATCCTTGCCATTATAATAGCCACTACTGCATTCAATGCCACTAGATATGGAGATCCACCGTACATAAATCATGCATTCCTCTAAGGCACCTCCTTCCAACCATCGGGTGTGTGCCCCATCTTGCGACCACGACATGGATGCCACATAGGATTATGTGGTACCCTACAGAGAATAATTAGCCCCCCCCCCCATAGTTAGTTTAATGGATCTGAAAATGTCATGCATTGTAATTTGGGAAATGCGTGCGTGCACGCGCATGCGAGCGTGCGCGTGTGTGATCTATGGCATATCTAAAATCTGTATGAGATATATATTGCAGATGTGGAATGTGGTGTGTtagcaactctagcagagtcggCATATTGGCCCAAATTGCCATAATAACTACCAATACGACAATTTTGTCACAAAAAAGAGGCACTCTAGCAGAGTCGCCATACTTGTGAGAATTGCCATAACTTATGGAGTGCCCTCCATATCTGGTCTATTAGCCTCATAGTTGGTGTCTCGGGGATGCCTTTCAGAGTCCACTCTGTACTATAGTTGCATGTGGCATGAAGGAAACTTTAGTGGTCCCGCACTTCATGTGGGATGGTAGGGAGATTGGGGAAAGGGATGTCCCATTGACGAGTAGGTCTCATGATTATGGAAGCACAAATATGGAGACTATGAGTTTGCGCATCACCTTGACGACCTCCATAATGCATATGTAGTGCACTCCATACACTCCATATGCATTATGGAGGCTGCCAATATGATGACTTGATAGAGTTGCTCTAACTCTATGCATGGTAGGCTGAAATGCTCTTCTAGCAATGACCTCTAGGAACCATTGTCACATATTTTtagaaataagccctagaggcaataatattgtattattatatttcccatAACTAAGAGTTTACAATTCatactataactgctatgatcctggaatatgtgattcagtggaaaactcatatgcacgtgtggaatgataaacgataAAAGATAGGTTCCTAGTCTCACatctaagactggctcaagtgttgttgatGATCATGTGTTCTGGATCTTAGGATACCATTACGTGTAACAATAGTCCTAAAATAACATTgagagtatgacgttagaagaacaatcatattgaatcgacccaaactggtTTGTTATGCATTGAGATAATATCATCTGAAATCAATTGTTCTAACacggagtgttagcatgtgttttagttcctcagaccatgagagtgtcGTAGTCACTTCCTACCGTAtggtggactttggggttgctcaaatgtcaTAGGTAACTAGgtaatcataacgacaacttatagGTTCGtcgaaaagtttgacaagggactagatagctcgagagtgggatttgctcttcCAACAATGGAGTGATATTCTTACGCCCCTCTTAGTGTGAAGACATCCATCATCGTCTCATTAGACACAAGTTACTTAGttacggggatgccggaacacttcaatggaaagaagaacaaaaccggtaatgagAAGAACGGTATGGTGAGCATGTGCATGACTCAAGAGGACATTGATCGTCTTGGGTTTTGTAAATTAtcatgaagcaaagggaacatcacatgataaccaaaggttcactcgaattttattcgtgtaatcatagggat
The sequence above is a segment of the Triticum dicoccoides isolate Atlit2015 ecotype Zavitan chromosome 1A, WEW_v2.0, whole genome shotgun sequence genome. Coding sequences within it:
- the LOC119270111 gene encoding uncharacterized protein LOC119270111, with protein sequence MGNSLRCCLACVLPCGALDLIRIVHLSGRVEEYGRPVAAGEILSANPNHVLSKPCSQGVVRRILIVSPESELERGQIYFLIPASSVPAERKKKTSSTAGSQGAAAVAPSRTANPGHGGKTRSHVKSKPSSDHGSGRDVRSEKRSLHRRRVSTGGRTAVWRPHLECIVEGT